Proteins co-encoded in one Chitinophagales bacterium genomic window:
- a CDS encoding Uma2 family endonuclease: MLKTEEKLYTVEEYLALEEKPDAKSEFYNGIIWAMSRGTLNHATISSNVNYALHNELST; this comes from the coding sequence GTGTTAAAAACAGAAGAAAAACTTTACACGGTTGAAGAATATTTGGCTTTGGAGGAAAAACCCGATGCCAAAAGTGAATTTTACAATGGAATTATCTGGGCGATGTCAAGGGGGACATTGAATCATGCTACCATTAGTTCCAACGTGAATTATGCGCTACACAATGAGCTAAGTACCTAA
- a CDS encoding T9SS type A sorting domain-containing protein, with product MFQNLYLRSSFLSLVHTCLFLAANISLSAQCPANQTQITVSITTDNYPDETTWELKNWTTGTVYASGGPYTTANNTYTQNVCIPNNATIGFIINDVYGDGICCSFGNGSYSVGAGNTTYASGGDFDASETSLFIIEPYAKDLAIVNLTMPNLLLANTEHNITGRIMNLGTTFVNSFTLNWQANNGMVHSQNLSFPFPSNAITNFTHTLPWTPMAGEHTLKVWASNINGTADDNPENDVLETTFNVLMQVPIRTVLAEHFTNASCGPCAAYNPAFDALMNSNIDHVAPIKYHTSWPGFDPMYQENSADANSRVSYYGVGGVPTAVLDGGQYAGSPANVNQSIINSLASISSGIIITVDETQTGNTVNIEATIEALLPINSNNLRVHIVAVEKEKNYTSAPGSNGEKKFPYVMRKMLPNFNGTSIAAMSANSSTTVNTSYTLPNFVTANQMRTIVFVQDQSNGYVYQSFLAPKIMGQNNNEQSPTIDAPEIVGCALGLDITQQNATCGLSNGSATASIFGGTEPLTFQWSNGENSASIVNLTAGQYEVLVTDANDCSTTETITITNTQLPTLQAITIQPTCGEDNGVINIVANNGTPPFNYQWNTQEIGNTPNPNNLSAGTYTVLVTDDVGCTALQNINLVNAGTPNVDLSGVEPSCNEAGQISANISGGTPPYSLQWSIGETSPNINISESGTYSLFVTDANDCVSTQSIVINSDINLPIFEVNAQTVCVGEEGSATVVITGGVAPYQIAWSNGQIGETADNLVVNVLYQIEVTDANGCSTVSDFRIEAFAGIEALVFEGINASCNDSNGSLTAIVAGGTAPFSYDWNTNANEIGNQIENLTEGTYSVLVTDANGCTTNGSYEIQNLGTPHLELSAIAPNCNSDGTITANISGGIAPYTLQWNTGETSESIQINEGGNYQLEVTDASGCMTSQNIEIEANIDFPTIALTISQPCGNGLGSATVSIEGGTEPYNIEWGNGQIGFFADDLTTSVFYNVLVTDANGCSASKTFVVEALSGIEAIEVITTEATCNRENGSISLQIVGGTVPFSYDWNTGDMGENLENITAGTYSVLVTDANGCSVNQEIEVKAIDSPVIGIEVENANCNEANGRVVATVSGGTAPYTFHWESGQTGSTIEDLVAGTYVLTIMDANDCEVMQTVEVKDEGSPNASFFVPFEFCIADGDLFLVPLQTLGGTFAVDGEPIEGSFWTPETVGEVTISYTVTENGCFSSEEQTIMLVDEFDSTWTTEGDRFEVCESDLPLTILSNNTSGHWLTDVGANVVVDVDNEGNKVITFMANIGDNANSQTFEVIHEGGGANCGTAYTEYITVFATPKTPEVLTSAFESCGLEDAPTIILTGFPEFCSCPTTFNIYDEAGNLLKEGETFNNDEFDTASFINELGIYTFEVASVHQTCESQRVSVTIEVFEDVTANLTTTSSCDNESGEAVATVLSGTAPYSFEWNNGAITGILTDLSPAVYQVLVTDINGCTVEAEATLEELMTPMLDLGEDIVQNEGEAVVLEMEVLEDVVYLWSNGESSSSIVVTESGTYGLTVITADGCEATDEIEVTFVTDIAAIEGLNDWLLYPNPANDFVSLQFDLQRNIAATIEVLDVAGRQWFSQGFQLSKVNKRFLIATEGFPIGVYLVVVKSGNGLVMKKLLVE from the coding sequence ATGTTCCAAAATCTTTACCTCCGTTCTTCCTTCCTCAGCCTTGTTCATACTTGTCTATTCCTTGCGGCAAACATTTCACTTTCAGCACAATGCCCTGCCAATCAAACCCAAATAACCGTTAGCATTACCACTGACAACTATCCCGACGAAACCACTTGGGAACTCAAAAATTGGACAACAGGCACAGTCTATGCAAGCGGCGGCCCCTATACAACGGCCAACAACACTTATACCCAAAACGTCTGTATTCCCAACAATGCCACCATCGGATTCATTATCAACGATGTCTATGGCGATGGAATCTGTTGCAGTTTCGGCAATGGCAGTTACAGCGTTGGTGCAGGAAACACGACTTATGCTTCGGGCGGTGATTTTGATGCCTCCGAAACCAGTTTGTTCATCATCGAACCCTATGCAAAAGACTTGGCAATAGTAAACCTAACCATGCCCAATCTACTGCTCGCCAATACCGAACACAACATCACAGGCCGCATCATGAACCTCGGCACAACCTTCGTCAATTCCTTCACCCTCAATTGGCAAGCCAACAACGGAATGGTTCACTCCCAAAACCTCAGCTTTCCATTTCCCTCCAATGCCATTACAAACTTTACCCACACCCTTCCATGGACTCCAATGGCAGGAGAACACACATTGAAGGTATGGGCCAGCAATATCAATGGCACAGCAGACGACAATCCCGAAAACGATGTATTGGAAACAACCTTCAATGTGTTGATGCAAGTACCCATACGCACCGTTTTAGCCGAACATTTTACCAACGCCTCCTGTGGGCCATGTGCCGCCTATAATCCCGCTTTCGATGCCCTCATGAACAGCAACATTGACCACGTTGCGCCCATCAAATACCACACCTCATGGCCTGGTTTTGACCCGATGTATCAAGAAAACTCAGCCGATGCCAATTCAAGAGTCAGTTACTATGGAGTTGGTGGCGTGCCGACAGCAGTTTTGGATGGCGGACAGTATGCAGGTTCTCCCGCCAATGTCAATCAATCGATTATCAACTCTCTTGCCAGTATCAGCAGCGGCATCATCATCACCGTAGATGAAACCCAAACAGGGAACACAGTCAACATTGAAGCCACAATTGAAGCACTGCTTCCGATTAACTCCAATAATTTGCGGGTGCATATTGTAGCCGTAGAAAAGGAAAAAAACTATACTTCTGCCCCTGGGAGTAATGGTGAAAAAAAGTTTCCTTATGTGATGCGAAAAATGCTGCCGAACTTCAATGGTACGAGCATTGCAGCAATGTCCGCCAACAGCTCTACAACCGTCAATACTTCCTATACGTTGCCCAACTTTGTGACTGCCAATCAAATGCGAACCATCGTGTTTGTCCAAGACCAAAGCAATGGCTATGTATATCAAAGTTTCCTCGCCCCGAAAATCATGGGACAAAACAACAACGAACAATCCCCTACAATTGACGCACCCGAAATTGTGGGCTGTGCTCTCGGTTTAGACATTACCCAACAAAATGCAACCTGTGGCTTGAGTAACGGCTCTGCAACTGCAAGTATTTTTGGAGGCACTGAACCACTTACTTTTCAGTGGAGCAATGGCGAAAATAGTGCTTCTATTGTCAACCTTACAGCAGGGCAATATGAAGTTCTTGTGACGGATGCAAATGACTGTTCGACTACCGAAACCATCACGATTACCAATACCCAATTACCGACTCTACAAGCCATTACCATACAACCGACTTGCGGCGAAGACAATGGAGTTATCAACATTGTAGCCAACAATGGCACTCCTCCCTTCAACTACCAATGGAACACACAAGAGATTGGCAATACTCCCAACCCAAATAATTTGTCAGCAGGTACTTATACCGTTCTTGTAACCGATGATGTGGGTTGTACGGCCTTGCAAAACATCAACTTGGTCAATGCAGGAACACCCAATGTGGATTTATCAGGAGTCGAACCCTCTTGTAATGAAGCGGGGCAAATCAGCGCAAATATTTCGGGCGGCACTCCTCCTTATTCCCTTCAATGGAGTATAGGAGAAACAAGCCCAAACATCAATATATCAGAATCAGGCACTTATTCACTATTTGTAACCGATGCCAATGATTGTGTTAGTACACAAAGTATTGTGATAAACTCCGACATAAATTTACCGATTTTTGAAGTCAATGCCCAGACAGTTTGTGTAGGGGAGGAAGGGAGTGCCACTGTAGTCATTACAGGTGGTGTTGCTCCTTATCAAATCGCATGGAGTAATGGGCAAATTGGAGAAACGGCAGATAATTTGGTTGTCAATGTATTGTATCAAATTGAAGTAACAGATGCCAATGGTTGCAGCACGGTTAGCGATTTTAGGATTGAGGCTTTTGCGGGGATAGAAGCGCTTGTTTTTGAAGGAATAAATGCAAGCTGCAATGACAGCAATGGTAGCCTCACTGCAATCGTAGCAGGCGGAACAGCTCCTTTTTCCTACGACTGGAATACCAACGCCAACGAAATAGGCAATCAAATCGAAAATCTAACAGAAGGCACGTATAGTGTTTTGGTAACGGATGCGAATGGGTGTACGACAAATGGTTCATACGAAATCCAAAATTTAGGTACACCTCATTTGGAATTGTCTGCCATCGCTCCCAACTGCAATAGTGATGGTACGATTACTGCCAATATTTCGGGCGGCATCGCTCCTTACACACTTCAATGGAACACAGGTGAAACTAGCGAATCTATCCAAATCAATGAGGGTGGTAATTACCAACTTGAAGTTACCGATGCTTCGGGCTGTATGACTTCACAAAATATTGAAATCGAAGCCAATATTGATTTTCCTACCATCGCTCTTACTATTTCACAACCTTGTGGTAATGGATTGGGCAGTGCTACGGTAAGCATTGAAGGGGGGACTGAGCCATACAATATTGAATGGGGGAATGGCCAAATAGGATTTTTTGCCGATGATTTGACAACCAGCGTTTTTTACAATGTTTTAGTGACAGATGCAAATGGCTGTTCTGCCTCCAAAACCTTTGTTGTAGAAGCGTTGTCAGGGATTGAAGCAATTGAAGTCATAACCACTGAAGCTACCTGCAATAGGGAAAACGGAAGTATTTCGCTGCAAATTGTGGGTGGAACAGTTCCTTTTTCCTACGATTGGAATACGGGCGATATGGGTGAAAATCTCGAAAACATAACAGCAGGAACTTACAGCGTGTTGGTAACAGATGCGAATGGATGCTCTGTAAATCAAGAAATTGAAGTGAAAGCTATTGACAGTCCTGTGATTGGCATTGAAGTGGAAAATGCCAACTGCAATGAAGCAAATGGGCGAGTAGTTGCAACGGTTTCGGGAGGCACTGCACCTTATACCTTCCATTGGGAGAGTGGGCAAACGGGTTCAACAATTGAAGATTTGGTGGCGGGGACTTATGTTTTAACGATTATGGATGCGAATGATTGTGAAGTGATGCAAACAGTTGAAGTGAAGGATGAAGGTTCGCCCAATGCCAGTTTTTTTGTGCCTTTTGAGTTTTGTATAGCAGATGGTGATTTGTTTTTGGTTCCCCTACAAACTTTGGGAGGTACTTTTGCAGTAGATGGTGAACCGATTGAAGGGAGTTTTTGGACTCCTGAAACGGTAGGGGAAGTGACTATTAGCTATACGGTGACAGAAAATGGCTGTTTTAGTAGTGAGGAGCAAACAATTATGCTGGTTGATGAATTTGATTCTACATGGACGACTGAGGGAGACAGATTTGAGGTATGTGAAAGTGATTTGCCTTTGACTATTTTATCGAACAATACAAGCGGGCATTGGCTGACGGATGTTGGTGCAAACGTTGTGGTTGATGTGGACAATGAAGGCAATAAGGTGATTACTTTTATGGCAAATATAGGAGATAATGCGAATAGTCAAACTTTTGAGGTGATTCACGAAGGCGGTGGCGCAAATTGTGGAACAGCTTATACAGAATACATTACAGTTTTCGCAACTCCCAAGACTCCCGAAGTGTTGACGAGTGCTTTTGAAAGTTGCGGTTTGGAGGATGCGCCAACGATTATCTTGACGGGTTTTCCCGAATTTTGCAGTTGCCCTACGACCTTCAATATATACGATGAAGCAGGCAATTTGTTGAAGGAAGGCGAAACATTTAACAATGATGAATTTGATACTGCGTCTTTTATCAATGAGTTGGGCATTTACACTTTTGAAGTGGCAAGCGTTCACCAAACCTGCGAGAGTCAAAGGGTGTCTGTAACGATTGAGGTTTTTGAGGATGTGACAGCGAATTTGACTACAACATCAAGCTGTGACAATGAATCGGGTGAAGCGGTTGCTACGGTTTTGAGTGGAACTGCACCTTATAGTTTTGAGTGGAACAATGGAGCGATAACGGGAATTCTGACCGACCTTTCTCCAGCAGTTTATCAGGTTTTGGTCACGGATATCAATGGCTGTACGGTGGAAGCGGAGGCGACTTTGGAGGAATTGATGACTCCGATGTTGGATTTAGGTGAAGATATTGTTCAGAATGAGGGTGAAGCGGTAGTTTTGGAAATGGAGGTTTTGGAGGATGTGGTTTATCTGTGGTCAAATGGGGAATCGAGTTCAAGTATTGTGGTGACGGAATCGGGTACTTATGGTTTGACGGTCATCACGGCTGATGGTTGTGAAGCTACGGACGAAATCGAAGTGACCTTTGTGACGGATATTGCAGCGATTGAAGGTTTGAATGATTGGCTTTTGTATCCAAATCCCGCCAATGATTTTGTTTCACTTCAATTTGATTTACAAAGAAATATAGCCGCTACGATTGAGGTTTTGGATGTAGCAGGTCGTCAGTGGTTTTCACAAGGATTTCAATTGTCGAAGGTAAATAAACGGTTTTTGATTGCTACTGAAGGATTCCCGATTGGAGTGTATTTGGTGGTGGTGAAAAGTGGTAATGGGTTGGTGATGAAAAAGCTCTTGGTGGAGTAG
- a CDS encoding MGMT family protein, translating into MTFYEKVFQVAMLIPHGRVTSYGAIARYLGAARSARMVGWAMNNSHIQPENVPAHRVVNRNGVLTGKHHFGEANTMQQLLENEGIVVKEDKIQNFKEVFWDPSIELEL; encoded by the coding sequence ATGACCTTCTATGAAAAAGTCTTTCAAGTGGCTATGCTCATCCCTCACGGTCGAGTCACCTCTTATGGAGCGATTGCTCGGTATTTGGGGGCTGCTCGCTCTGCCCGAATGGTCGGTTGGGCGATGAACAATTCCCACATTCAACCCGAAAATGTGCCTGCTCATAGGGTTGTGAATCGAAATGGAGTATTGACGGGAAAACATCATTTTGGAGAGGCAAATACGATGCAGCAATTACTGGAAAATGAAGGCATTGTAGTAAAAGAAGATAAAATTCAGAATTTCAAAGAAGTATTTTGGGATCCAAGTATTGAATTAGAACTTTAA
- a CDS encoding TIGR04282 family arsenosugar biosynthesis glycosyltransferase has protein sequence MNSAIIIFIKNPIKGTVKTRLAQDVGNDKALEIYQTLLAHTRQITVSLDCDKRLYYSKNIEVGDEWANDTYQKNVQIEGDLGEKMAAAFQETFEADYQKVVIIGSDCIALNSEILQEAFHQLDTHDFVVGPTFDGGYYLIGMRSLLPSVFTDKNWSTESVFPDTIAALQSAQKSYFLLPQLSDIDYLKDWQKHKADLKI, from the coding sequence ATGAATTCAGCGATTATCATTTTCATCAAAAATCCCATCAAAGGCACGGTCAAAACCAGATTGGCGCAAGACGTTGGTAACGACAAGGCTCTCGAAATTTACCAAACGCTTTTGGCGCATACACGACAAATTACCGTATCTTTGGATTGTGATAAACGCCTGTATTACAGTAAAAACATTGAAGTAGGTGATGAATGGGCAAATGATACTTACCAAAAAAACGTTCAAATAGAAGGAGATTTGGGTGAGAAAATGGCAGCGGCTTTTCAGGAAACTTTTGAGGCGGACTACCAAAAAGTGGTAATCATTGGTAGTGATTGTATTGCATTAAATAGCGAAATTTTGCAGGAGGCTTTTCATCAATTGGATACCCATGATTTTGTTGTAGGGCCTACATTTGATGGAGGTTATTATTTGATTGGCATGAGATCGCTTTTACCTTCCGTTTTTACCGACAAAAATTGGAGTACCGAATCCGTTTTTCCTGATACAATTGCAGCCCTTCAATCGGCGCAAAAAAGCTATTTTCTACTACCTCAACTCAGTGATATTGATTACCTAAAAGACTGGCAAAAACATAAAGCAGATTTAAAAATATGA
- a CDS encoding PorP/SprF family type IX secretion system membrane protein translates to MKKTILLIFLTFFFFLYFNNLEAQTTGLRIDYFTDYHLNPIFYNPAFAGEESHPMIGVSGRNLKNGVSEPYSFQGFIHGQIEAIKSGVGLMVNYHSFGDIYKRRQMKVGLLYSYTIQAGEKGRFKLGLNSSLLHYNSNFVPNSGSVDVVKTNESFFKFNLDGSVLYLNGDFYMGATIFHTNEPNFEFYNIGGNNRFQKEAYLSMGTQIGVNENITLHPAAMLNFSLNQFSGSFNNQGYIDLSLLAKFHDKYLAGISYKMNQPPYKIALTAGVKLAEKYQVAATYHLKQSANYLNRSRVGVTFNYFLVKEEEAPE, encoded by the coding sequence ATGAAAAAAACAATACTTCTTATTTTTCTTACATTCTTTTTTTTCTTGTACTTCAATAACCTTGAAGCTCAAACAACAGGGCTTCGTATTGACTATTTTACGGATTACCACCTCAATCCAATTTTTTACAACCCCGCTTTTGCAGGAGAAGAAAGCCATCCGATGATAGGTGTTTCGGGAAGAAACCTCAAAAATGGTGTCTCTGAACCGTATTCTTTTCAGGGGTTTATACATGGACAAATTGAAGCCATCAAAAGTGGAGTAGGATTAATGGTCAACTATCACAGTTTTGGGGATATTTACAAACGGCGGCAAATGAAAGTCGGATTGTTGTACAGTTACACCATTCAGGCGGGTGAAAAAGGGCGGTTCAAGTTGGGTTTAAATTCATCTTTGTTGCACTACAATTCCAATTTTGTACCGAATTCGGGCAGTGTAGATGTGGTCAAAACCAACGAAAGCTTTTTTAAGTTTAATTTGGACGGCAGTGTTTTGTACCTAAATGGTGATTTTTATATGGGCGCAACGATTTTTCATACCAATGAACCCAACTTTGAGTTTTACAATATAGGCGGCAACAACCGCTTTCAAAAGGAGGCATACCTCAGCATGGGAACGCAGATTGGGGTGAACGAAAACATTACGCTACACCCTGCTGCAATGTTGAATTTTAGCCTCAATCAGTTCTCAGGTTCTTTCAACAATCAAGGTTATATTGACCTAAGTTTATTGGCAAAATTCCATGACAAATACTTGGCTGGAATCAGCTACAAAATGAATCAACCGCCTTATAAAATTGCCTTAACCGCAGGTGTCAAACTCGCTGAAAAATACCAGGTTGCCGCAACCTATCACCTCAAGCAGTCTGCTAACTACCTCAATCGAAGCCGTGTAGGAGTAACATTCAATTATTTTTTGGTGAAAGAGGAAGAAGCTCCAGAATAA
- a CDS encoding Uma2 family endonuclease, whose amino-acid sequence MVRYLRAKKSKCRISSSDLKVQIEKHNCFYYPDVMVLCGEVAFAENRTDIVKNPILVIEVLPPSTADFDRGTKFNRYRSLESLQEYVLVSQDKPKIEVWYREEPNLWRISNVIGLEAKVRLHSIGCQISLADIYYLIEDLEDVQMELDL is encoded by the coding sequence CTGGTTAGGTACTTACGTGCTAAAAAAAGTAAATGCCGAATATCGAGTAGCGATTTGAAAGTGCAAATAGAAAAACACAATTGTTTTTACTATCCTGATGTGATGGTTTTATGCGGAGAGGTAGCATTTGCAGAAAATCGAACGGACATTGTCAAGAACCCCATTTTGGTTATTGAAGTATTGCCGCCTTCTACTGCGGACTTTGATAGAGGCACAAAATTCAATCGCTATAGAAGTTTGGAATCCCTTCAAGAATATGTACTTGTTTCGCAAGACAAGCCCAAAATAGAGGTATGGTACAGAGAAGAACCGAACCTTTGGCGCATTTCCAACGTGATTGGTTTGGAAGCAAAGGTTCGGCTACATTCCATTGGTTGTCAAATCTCTTTGGCGGATATCTACTATCTGATTGAGGATTTGGAGGATGTGCAGATGGAATTGGATTTGTAA
- a CDS encoding aspartate-semialdehyde dehydrogenase, protein MKVAVVGATGMVGKVMLEVLQERNLPVSQIFPVASESSVGKTILFKGQKEQIVSMEVALYNKPDIAIFSAGAGPSLKWAPQFEEMGTTVIDNSSAWRMHETVPLVVPEINADILTKNDKIIANPNCSTIQMVMALAPLHKQYKMKRLVISTYQSVTGTGKEAVAQLRNERSRLEGDMVYPYHIDLNCLPHCDVFLDNDYTKEEMKLVHETRKILNDSTIGVTATAVRVPVIGGHSETVNVEFEHEYEMEEVRRLLTEMPGVVLMDNVQNNIYPMPFYQQGKDEVFVGRLRRDESQPKTLNMWIVSDNLRKGAATNAVQIAEYLIANGLVEL, encoded by the coding sequence ATGAAAGTTGCAGTTGTTGGCGCGACAGGCATGGTCGGAAAAGTCATGTTAGAGGTATTGCAGGAACGAAACTTACCCGTTTCTCAAATTTTTCCAGTTGCGTCTGAGAGTTCTGTTGGAAAAACCATCTTATTCAAAGGACAAAAAGAACAAATTGTGAGCATGGAGGTGGCTTTGTACAACAAGCCAGATATCGCTATTTTTTCGGCAGGCGCAGGGCCTTCTTTGAAGTGGGCACCACAATTTGAAGAAATGGGTACAACGGTGATAGACAATTCATCTGCTTGGCGGATGCACGAGACGGTTCCTTTGGTTGTTCCCGAAATCAATGCCGATATTTTGACCAAAAACGATAAAATTATTGCGAATCCCAATTGTTCGACCATTCAGATGGTGATGGCTTTGGCTCCTCTACACAAGCAATACAAGATGAAACGCTTGGTGATTTCTACTTATCAATCGGTGACGGGAACAGGTAAAGAGGCTGTTGCTCAACTTCGAAATGAGCGCAGTCGTTTGGAAGGTGATATGGTCTATCCTTACCACATTGACCTCAATTGTTTGCCGCATTGTGATGTGTTTTTGGACAACGACTATACCAAAGAGGAAATGAAATTGGTGCATGAAACCCGCAAAATTTTGAACGACTCAACGATTGGCGTGACAGCTACGGCTGTTCGTGTGCCGGTGATTGGCGGTCATTCAGAAACGGTAAATGTGGAATTTGAACATGAATACGAAATGGAAGAAGTTCGCCGATTGTTGACCGAAATGCCTGGCGTGGTTTTGATGGACAATGTTCAAAACAACATTTATCCGATGCCTTTCTATCAGCAAGGCAAAGATGAGGTATTTGTAGGCCGCCTTCGCCGTGATGAATCGCAACCAAAAACGCTCAATATGTGGATTGTTTCGGACAATTTGCGTAAAGGTGCGGCAACCAATGCGGTGCAAATTGCAGAATATTTGATAGCGAATGGTTTGGTGGAACTTTAA
- a CDS encoding M28 family peptidase, translating to MTPNIDRLKKDLTFICEVQPARNYRNVTSLNTVAAYIYSEFEAAGGRVEMQEFEVDRRIYKNVIASFGREEAERIVVGAHYDAYEDTAGADGNASGVVGILEMARLLGQVKSELKYRVDFVAYSLKEAPYYETENMGSAIHAKFLFEEKAKVKAMICCEMIGYFSDAADSQYFPDTVLESIYPNKGNFVMVVGLEEQYDFLQSVYRAVDKSSPNLEVEFIFFPSDASFGGMSDHRNYWKHGYDAVMITDTAFFRNPHYHKVTDTMNTLNFGKMAEVLKGILGYLLSL from the coding sequence ATGACTCCCAATATAGACCGATTGAAAAAAGACCTTACCTTCATCTGCGAAGTACAACCTGCTCGAAATTACCGCAATGTGACTTCCCTCAATACGGTTGCAGCGTATATATATTCAGAATTTGAAGCGGCAGGAGGCCGAGTAGAAATGCAAGAATTTGAAGTAGATAGACGAATCTATAAAAATGTGATTGCTTCTTTTGGTAGAGAAGAAGCGGAACGAATCGTCGTTGGTGCACATTACGATGCCTACGAAGATACGGCAGGAGCAGACGGCAATGCGAGTGGGGTAGTCGGTATTTTGGAAATGGCTCGTTTGCTGGGGCAGGTAAAGAGCGAATTGAAGTATCGGGTAGATTTTGTGGCGTATAGTTTGAAAGAAGCTCCTTACTACGAAACTGAAAACATGGGAAGTGCCATTCACGCTAAGTTTTTATTTGAAGAAAAGGCAAAGGTGAAGGCAATGATTTGCTGCGAAATGATTGGTTATTTTTCTGATGCTGCTGATTCTCAATATTTTCCTGATACAGTATTGGAGTCTATTTATCCCAACAAAGGGAATTTTGTGATGGTAGTTGGTTTGGAAGAACAATATGATTTTCTGCAAAGTGTCTATCGAGCAGTAGATAAAAGCAGTCCGAATTTAGAAGTGGAATTTATCTTTTTTCCGAGTGATGCAAGTTTTGGGGGAATGTCTGACCACCGTAATTATTGGAAACACGGTTATGATGCGGTGATGATTACCGACACTGCTTTTTTTCGCAATCCTCATTACCACAAAGTTACGGATACGATGAATACCTTGAATTTTGGAAAAATGGCAGAAGTATTGAAGGGCATTTTAGGTTATTTGTTGTCGCTTTAG
- a CDS encoding aminotransferase class V-fold PLP-dependent enzyme, translating into MPKNKHLPYLNSVVTPLFRTATYYFEDTDDVVNYHEGNTLKKGRYGRYHNPNWEEVEERLAKLDNCESALLFPSGMAAITTTFLAFLKKGDSIIFTENGYRKIRSFCLTILNSLGVNIYPASHKELMDYASFINKHNIERVRIVFVEMPSNPHLHLVDIERIAKVKSPETLLVIDSSFASPMNFKPQIFGADLVLHSCTKYLSGQGDILAGSVAGSQSNIGKIRVLRDMMGSISDANTAFLLNRSLHTLSMRMDHYNKNGFKLARYLQNHPMVKKVYYTGLDDFEFSDLAYKYLAGHGGVVSFELDANEIQTTCFVENLQIPYIGSNFGAVFSLVEQCGIFTYFKLSDQERKKLNISDSFIRYSIGFEPVEIIIEDFEQAFRETFDYEEEIHQINDIEIHR; encoded by the coding sequence ATGCCTAAAAATAAACATTTGCCTTACCTTAATAGTGTTGTGACACCTCTATTTCGTACGGCTACTTACTACTTTGAAGATACTGATGATGTTGTCAATTATCATGAAGGAAATACTTTAAAAAAAGGACGCTATGGGCGATATCATAACCCAAACTGGGAAGAAGTAGAAGAAAGATTAGCTAAATTAGACAATTGTGAATCGGCTTTGCTATTTCCATCGGGTATGGCAGCTATTACAACAACATTTTTAGCTTTTTTGAAAAAGGGAGATAGTATTATTTTTACTGAAAATGGGTACAGGAAAATTCGCAGTTTTTGCCTAACAATATTAAATAGTTTAGGTGTTAATATCTATCCCGCTTCACATAAAGAACTGATGGATTACGCTAGCTTTATCAACAAGCACAATATTGAACGAGTTCGCATTGTGTTTGTAGAAATGCCGTCTAATCCTCATCTTCATTTAGTTGATATTGAAAGAATTGCTAAAGTAAAGTCGCCAGAAACGCTTCTTGTAATTGATAGTTCCTTTGCAAGTCCTATGAACTTTAAACCACAGATATTTGGAGCAGACTTAGTTCTACATAGTTGTACCAAGTATCTTAGTGGTCAAGGTGATATTCTAGCAGGAAGTGTAGCAGGTTCTCAATCAAATATAGGAAAAATCCGAGTGTTGAGAGATATGATGGGAAGTATTAGTGATGCAAATACTGCTTTTTTGTTGAATCGAAGCCTTCATACACTTTCCATGAGGATGGACCATTATAACAAAAATGGTTTTAAGTTGGCTCGCTATCTGCAAAATCATCCAATGGTCAAAAAAGTATATTATACAGGCTTAGATGATTTTGAATTTTCTGACTTAGCATATAAGTACTTAGCAGGACATGGGGGAGTTGTTAGCTTTGAACTAGATGCCAACGAAATACAAACAACTTGTTTTGTTGAAAATTTACAAATACCTTACATAGGCAGTAATTTTGGAGCAGTGTTCAGCCTTGTTGAGCAATGTGGTATTTTTACCTATTTTAAGTTAAGTGACCAAGAACGAAAAAAATTGAATATTTCTGATAGTTTTATTCGGTATAGCATTGGATTTGAGCCTGTGGAAATTATAATAGAGGATTTTGAACAGGCGTTTAGAGAAACATTCGATTATGAAGAAGAAATTCACCAAATAAATGATATTGAAATACACAGATGA